The following are encoded together in the Sphaerodactylus townsendi isolate TG3544 linkage group LG14, MPM_Stown_v2.3, whole genome shotgun sequence genome:
- the LOC125443739 gene encoding cytochrome b5: MGTERREGAQAGPASQRPPGGPTFTLAEVAKRNTPSEAWLVLHGRVYDVTPFLHEHPGGEEVLLEQAGRDATESFEDVGHSVDAREMLDQYLIGEVHPSDCKPEGPKVPGKPASNEDSVWTMWLIPILGVLILGFMYRYYMDGRSS, encoded by the exons ATGGGGACGGAGCGGCGCGAAGGGGCCCAGGCCGGGCCCGCCTCCCAGCGCCCCCCGGGCGGCCCGACCTTCACGCTGGCCGAGGTGGCGAAGCGCAACACCCCGAGCGAGGCGTGGCTGGTCCTCCACGGGCGCGTCTACGACGTCACCCCCTTCCTGCACGAG CATCCCGGAGGCGAGGAGGTTTTGCTTGAGCAAGCTGGCAGAGATGCCACGGAGTCCTTTGAAGACGTGGGTCACTCTGTGGATGCCCGGGAGATGCTCGATCAGTACCTCATTGGAGAGGTTCATCCG AGTGACTGCAAACCTGAGGGCCCCAAG GTTCCAGGCAAACCGGCATCAAACGAGGACAG TGTGTGGACCATGTGGCTGATCCCCATTTTGGGAGTCTTGATCCTGGGCTTCATGTACCGCTACTACATGGACGGGAGGTCCTCCTGA